The Vreelandella piezotolerans genomic interval GTGTTGGTCGACCCCGCCGCCCTGGCCCAGCGCGGCGTCTCGCTGCTGGAGCTACGCGAGGCGATCACCCAGCGCAATCGGGATATCTCTGGCGGCGAGCTGGACGCGGGCAAGCGGCGTTACCTGGTGCGCACGCTGGGCCGGTTCGATAGCGCCGAGGCCCTGGCGCAGCTGGTGGTGACGCGTGAGGGAGACAGTATCGTGCGGCTGGCCGACGTGGCGGAGGTTCGCCAAGGGCAGTCGCGGCTCAACCAGCTGTCGTTCTTCAATGGCGAGGCGGGGATCGGGATGGACCTGCGCCGGGAGAGCGGCGCCAATGTCATCGACATCAAATACGCAGTACAAGAAGAACTGGCAGCGATCAACGAGACCGTGCTCCGCCCAGCCGGTATGCAGATCGTCCTCACCGCCGATGACGTGCGCTACGTAGAAGCCTCGGTGAGCAATGTATGGAGCAACTTGCTGCTCGGGGCCGCCTTCGCGACCCTGGTATTGTACCTGTTCTTGCGCTCAGCCCGCGCCACCTTCATCGGCGTAATTGGCATTCCGTTCTGCACCATTGCAGCCTTCGTCGGCCTGATGCTGACCGGCCGCACCATCAACGTGATCTCCATGGCGGGCATTGCCTTTGCCATCGGCATGAGCGTGGATAACAGCATCGTGGTGCTGGAGAACATCGAGCGCTACCGCCGCCAGGGACTGGACCGCATCGAATCGGCGTTGCGCGGCGTGCAGGAAGTGTGGCCCGCCACGCTCGCCTCCACCGCCACCACCATTCTGGTGTTCTTACCCATTCTGTTCATCGAAGAAGAAGCCGGGCAGCTCTACTCCGATGTGGCCATTGCGGTATCGGCGGCGATTTTTGCCTCCATGCTGGTGGCGGTCACCTTGGTGCCTTCGCTCTGCTCTCGTTTCAATTTTTCGATGCATCACGACTCTAAACTCGACGGCGCTCGAGCGTCCGGCGACGAGCGACCTTCACGGCTGGGCGCACTACTTGAGCGGCTGATGGCGACCCCGCTGCGCCGCGGGGTGACCCTGGTGCTGACGCTGCTGATGAGTGGCTGGACGATACTCGTTCTGACACCACCCGCCGAGTACCTGCCCGAAGGGGAAGAGCCCAAAACCTTTGCCCGCATGAGCCCGCCTCCTGGCTACAGCCTGCAGGAGATGGCTGGTATTGCCGAACAGATCGAAGCGTACTTTCTGCCCCATGTGCAGGCGGAGCCGGATGCCTTCTTAGCGGGCGACACCGAGGTGCCGCCGCTGGCCTACATGAACATGCGCGTGGCGCCCACACAGCTGTTCATCGTCGCAGAAGCCGCCGACCCATCACATATCGAAGCGTTGATGGAAGCGCTCACGAACTACTACGAGCGCTTCCCCGGCATGCGCGCCTTTGCCTCGAAAGGCTCGATTATTTCCAGCAACGATGGCGGCACGCGCAGCATCAACCTGGATGTGGCGGGCCCGGACTTAGCCACGGTGTACGGCGCGGCCAATACGCTCTACCGGGAAGCCCAAACACAGTTTGGCAATCCGCGTATTCAAAGCCAGCCTTCGTCGCTGTCGCTCGACCAGCCCTTGATTCAAATCCGCCCCGACTGGGCCAGGGTCGCGGAGCTGGGGATTTCTGCCGAGGCGGTGGGGTTTTCGGTCTCTGCTCTGGGGGAAGGGGCGTATGTGGATGACTTCTTTTTAGACGATGAGAAGATCGATATTTACCTCTATGGCCCTCAGGCGTCGCTGCCGTTAGACCAACTGCCAAACCTGCCGCTGCATACTCCCGATGGTTATACGCTGCCGCTATCAGCGGTGGCGCGTATCGATGAAACTATGGATACCAGCGTGATTCGCCGGGTGGACAGTAGCCGCACGGTGACGCTGAACGTGATCCCCCCAGACAGCGTTGCATTAGAGGTCGGCGTCGCGCAGGCCGAGGCGATGCTAGAGCGGCTGCGCCAAGAGGGCGTATTGCCGTCGTCGGTGGATGTGTCGATTTCCGGCGCCAGCGACCAGCTAAACGCCACCCGTGAGGCGCTCACCGGCAACTTCCTGATCGCTATCGTGATCGTTTACCTTCTCCTGGTGGCGATCTTCTCCCACTGGGGTTATCCGCTGCTGATTCTGACGTCGGTACCGCTGGGCGTGGTGGGCGGCATCATGGGGCTGGCCGCCATGAACGGCGTGGGCAGCCTACTGCCATTGATCGGCGTAGCACCGCTCAGCCAGCCCTTCGATATGATTACCATGCTGGGCTTTTTGATTCTGATGGGCACGGTGGTCAACAACCCGATTTTGGTGGTCGACCAAGCCAGACGGCGCTTGCATGACAAAACGCTCAGCGTTCAGGAAGCGGTGTCTCAGGCGGTACAGACCCGACTGCGTCCCATCGCCATCACCACGCTGACCACCCTGTGCGGGCTGTCGCCGCTGGTCTTTCTACCCGGCGAGGGCACCGAGCTGTACCGCGGCGTGGGGGCCATCGTGCTGTTTGGCCTGTTAGGCACGGCCATCGTCACAGTGACGTTCCTCCCTGCGTTGATGATCAGCGTGCTCAATATCACCGAGCGCCGCTCTGCTCGCTCGCAGGCATGAAAAAACGCGGCCACTTGGCGGTGGCCGCGTCGATTGACGACTTGCAGGATGATGAATGACTTTCGCGTTATTTAGAAAGCGACGTTCAGGCCCAACCATACCCGGCGGCCGTCATCCACGTAACCATACTCGTCGTAGGTGATGCGCTCGTCGAACAGGTTGTAGATTCCGGCATTCACCGTGGTGCTATCGTTGAGCTGATAGCCGATACCGGCATCCACGAAGGTGTAAGACGGCGCGATGATGGCGCTTTGCGAGGGCCCGGTGGTGGGCTGGCTCTCTTCTCCCCGGTAGGTCACTTTGGTCCACTGGCTGAGCCGTGCGCTCACGTCCCAATCCAGCGAGGCCGACACCTGATGGCGGGGCAGCTGGGTCAGCGGCTCGCCGGCGTACTCACCGCTTTTCTGTTCGGAATCGGTGAACGTGTAGCTGGCGGTCAGCGCCAGCGTATCGCTCAACGGTGCGCTCAGGCTGGCCTCGACCCCTTGGGTCACCGCGTCATCGATATTGACGCGATACGTCGGGTCGCTGCCAAACTGATTCGCGCCATCATTACAAATATCAATCGGGCAGGCGATACGGGTAATTTTGTCTTCGAAGTCGTTGTGGAACAGCGTCAGGCTGCCGTTCAGGCCTGCGACGTTACCGTAAAGCAGCGCGATCTCTTTGTTGAGCGAGGTTTCCGGCTCGAGATCCGGGTTGCCATAAATATTACCGCCGCGGCTGACCTGCCCCCAATCCGGGGTGATTTCCCGCAGGTTGGGCGAGCGGTAGCCGGTAGACACGCCGCCTTTCAGGGTCCATTCCGGCGTCATGTTCCATACGCTATAAAGACGCGGGCTCAGGTGGCTGCCGTAGTTGTCGTCATCGTCCAAGCGCAGCCCGCCGGTCAGTGCCCAAGCGTCGGTCAGCATCCACTCATCTTCCACGAACAGCGCCCACTGGCTGTTTTCGATGGTCTGCCGGTCGGAGATTTGGTTGGTCGAGCTATCGTCCAGCGACTCCTCCTCCCAGCTCGCGCCGACGGTCACCATGTGCATACCCAGAGGAATCAGCGCGCTGGTTTTCGCGGTGGTGTTGGTAATCTCGATATCCCGAGACTGGTTTTCGCTGCGCTCGCGCTGTACGAAGGTCTCGCTGGTGCCCCAATCGAAGCGGCCGCTATGGGTCACGGCCACGTGGGTGTTGGTGTATTCGCCAATGCTGTCGGTGCAGCCACCGCGGCAGCCGTCCACCGGCCCGGAGCGCCCCATCAACGAGCGGCGATCCTGCTCGGTAATGCCCGCTTCGGCGGTAAAGTCGTGGTTATCGCTAGCGGCCAGGTTCAGTCGTGCGGTGAGGCTCTGCAAGCTTTTCTCTTCGTAGCCGTACTCGATGTCGTCTTCGTCGCGCTCGGAGGTGCGGCCATAGAGCTGTAACCCTAAGCGCTCACCCACCAGCGGCCCGCTGAGATAAAAGTTCGCTTGGCGGCTATCGCCAGAGGCGCTGTCTTCCTGCAGTACGGTGTCGAGCTGGATGTTGCCGTGCCAGGTATCCGCCACTTTGCGGGTAATCACGTTGATCACCCCGCCGATGGCATCGGAGCCGTACAGGGTCGACATCGGCCCGCGCACCACCTCGATGCGCTCGATGGCCTGCAGCGGTGGCAGCCAGTCCTGCTCGAAGCCCGCATCGCCGTTGGGGCGCGATTCGCGTGAGTTGATCGGGCGACCATCTACCAGAATGAGCGTGTACTGCGACGGCATACCGCGAATGGAAATATCGTTGCCGTTATCGCCACGTCCACCGCCGGTGACCACCACGCCCGGCACGTCGCGCAGGGCATCGGTGACGTTTTGATAGTAACCCCGCTCCAGCTCTTCACGGGAGATCACGCTGATCGAGGCGGGGGCGCTGCTGATTTGCTGCTCGAAGCCGGAGGCCGTCACCACGATATCGTTGAGCTGGGGCGTTTCTTGTGCAACGGCGGTCGTGCAGGCAACAGAGGCGACAGCGCTGGCCAGCAGCGAACGGCGCAAACGAGAAGACATAGTGGGTTCCTTGAGATGAAAGAGCACTTTTTACAAATACGAATTATTAGCATTTATATTTTTACATACTCTTTGCACAAAGGGGCGGGACGGTGCGTTCAATCAAACGGAACACAAATGGCAATTATTTTCATTCAGCCAATTCGGTGGCACAATAGCGTGACTCCGTTCCGCCAGTGGTCCCGACTATGTACGATTTCGACGAACTTGCCGCTTTTGCCGATGTGATGACCACCGGCAGCCTGACGCGCAGCGCACAGAAGCTCGGGCTGGCAAAATCGACGTTGAGCCGCCGAATTAGCCAGCTAGAAGCGCGGCTGAACCAGCCGCTGCTGCGTCGCCAGGCGAACCGTTTGATTCCCACCGAAGCGGGCCTGCTGTTTCATCAGTACTGCACCGAGCTGCTGGCCATGGCCGCCCACAGCCAGGAGGCGCTGGCGGAGCTACGCGAGGAGATCAGTGGGAAAGTGACGCTGGAAGTCCATGGCGCGCTGGCACGGGGCTGGATGGCAGGCGTCGTAGATGCGTTTCTGACCCGCTACCCCAAGGTCGAGCTGACCCTGCATACTCGGGAAACGCCGCCCACCAAGATGCACAGCAACAGCGTGCACATTTGGCTAGGCGCCACCCATGAGTGCGGGCTGAATCAAGAGCGCTTGGGCCACCTCACCCGCGGCCTCTACGCCAACCCACACTATCTGGCCCACGCGGGAACACCGCAACACCCCCAAGAGCTGGATGCGCATGCCTGGATCGACTTGTTGGATACCGCATCGAGCGGTCTTATGCTGCATCACCCCGAACACGCCGACTACCTGTTCAACGCGCCCCGCTCGCGGCTCCGGGTAGATCTCACGGCGCTGCACATCGATGCCATTGCTTATGGCCAAGGGATCGGCCTGCTGCCCCACTGGGTGGTCGAGAAACGCGAGCGCCACCACCCTGGGGATCTGGTCAACTGCCTGCCCGGCTGGGAGCCCGCCCCCTTACCCGTGACGCTGCTGTATGCCTATGGGCATCACTCCCGCCGGGTCAACGCGCTGCTGGACTTTCTGCGTGACCAGGTGCCTAACGAGTGGCAAACCCACGCAAACGCCGTTTACGCCTATTAGTAATTCGCCTTGCCAGTTAGCCGCCTAATTACCCACAATAGGCGGCCGATGATCGTCAAGGAACGTTAATGCTCGCTGAACTCTTCGCCGTCATGGCCCCCGTGTTGGCCGGTGCCGGACTGGGCTTTTTATGGGTTCGCCTTGGCCAACCCTACCCCGTCGACTTTGTGACACGCCTCGTTTTCAATATTGGGACGCCCGCGCTAGTGCTGGCGTCGCTGTCGGGGGCAACGATCGATGCCAGCACGTTCGGCCAAGTCATGCTGGCTGCCGCCCTAGTGATCGTCGGCATGGGGGCCGCTAGTTTTGCCGTTGCCAAGGTGCTGCGGCGAGACTGGCGAGTGCTCATCGCGCCGATGATGTACCCCAACACGGGCAATATGGGGCTGCCGGTGGTGCTGTACGCCTTTGGGAGCGCGGGCTTTGCTTACGGCATTACGGTCATGGTGACGGTCTCGCTGTTTCAATTCACCTTGGGGGCGGTGCTCAGTAGCCAGGGCAACCCGGTTAAAACTCTGCTCAAAACCCCGACGGTGTATGCCATCGTCATCTCCATGGCGCTGCTGCTGACCGAGACCCCGCTGCCGCTGTGGATGGCCAATACGGTCGATCTCATGTCGGGCTTTACCGTGCCCCTCATGCTCATCACGCTTGGCGTATCGCTCGCCAGCATTCAGGTGAAAAGCCTGCGCTCTGGGGTTGGCTTCAGCCTCATCCGCATTCCCCTGGCCGCGGCGGCCGCGTGGTTCATCGCTGGCTGGCTAGGCCTGCCGCCGCTGGCGCAGAACATTCTGGTGGTACAGATGTGCATGCCAGTGGCGGTCTTCAACTACCTATTTGCCCAACGCGCCCAACGCGAACCGGCCTATGTGGCCAGCCTCGTGTTCTGCTCGACCTTGATGGCACTGTTCTATTTACCGGCCTTGCTGGCGCTACTGATGTAGCGCTGGGGAACCCCCACCCGTCGATGGCAGTCACTGCTAGACTACTACAGACGCTGCGCCACTCGAGGACATACAATGCCCATGCGATACGCCCTGCCCATTCGACCGCAAACGCCACACCCCCGCTCGCTCTGCCATCGCGCCGCTCGCTGGGTGGCCCCTTCTTTAACGGGGCTTCTGCTTGCCAGCGCTGCCCATGCGGACGTCGTTCACCAAGCCCTCGACACCGATCATCTAGCCATCACTATCGAGCGCGTGGCTGATGGCTTCGAGAATCCCTGGGCGGTGGCGTTTTTGCCCGATGGCCGCTACCTGGTCAGCGAGCGCAGCGGGGAGTTGAATCTGGTCGACGC includes:
- a CDS encoding AEC family transporter; the protein is MLAELFAVMAPVLAGAGLGFLWVRLGQPYPVDFVTRLVFNIGTPALVLASLSGATIDASTFGQVMLAAALVIVGMGAASFAVAKVLRRDWRVLIAPMMYPNTGNMGLPVVLYAFGSAGFAYGITVMVTVSLFQFTLGAVLSSQGNPVKTLLKTPTVYAIVISMALLLTETPLPLWMANTVDLMSGFTVPLMLITLGVSLASIQVKSLRSGVGFSLIRIPLAAAAAWFIAGWLGLPPLAQNILVVQMCMPVAVFNYLFAQRAQREPAYVASLVFCSTLMALFYLPALLALLM
- a CDS encoding efflux RND transporter permease subunit; protein product: MMFAALLRQQTLVTVIALIFLLLGIAATLRIPVQMIPDIEARTITVETRWAGATPQDIEKEILIEQEQYLRNVPNLTRMTAVAESGSAEIELEFPFSVDMTAALIQVNNALSQVSSYPNNVDQPRVVSAAFSTDAFLRFHVGTLPGNPKALDIQLMSDFIEDRVRPRLESIEGVSEVGVNGGAQRQLQVLVDPAALAQRGVSLLELREAITQRNRDISGGELDAGKRRYLVRTLGRFDSAEALAQLVVTREGDSIVRLADVAEVRQGQSRLNQLSFFNGEAGIGMDLRRESGANVIDIKYAVQEELAAINETVLRPAGMQIVLTADDVRYVEASVSNVWSNLLLGAAFATLVLYLFLRSARATFIGVIGIPFCTIAAFVGLMLTGRTINVISMAGIAFAIGMSVDNSIVVLENIERYRRQGLDRIESALRGVQEVWPATLASTATTILVFLPILFIEEEAGQLYSDVAIAVSAAIFASMLVAVTLVPSLCSRFNFSMHHDSKLDGARASGDERPSRLGALLERLMATPLRRGVTLVLTLLMSGWTILVLTPPAEYLPEGEEPKTFARMSPPPGYSLQEMAGIAEQIEAYFLPHVQAEPDAFLAGDTEVPPLAYMNMRVAPTQLFIVAEAADPSHIEALMEALTNYYERFPGMRAFASKGSIISSNDGGTRSINLDVAGPDLATVYGAANTLYREAQTQFGNPRIQSQPSSLSLDQPLIQIRPDWARVAELGISAEAVGFSVSALGEGAYVDDFFLDDEKIDIYLYGPQASLPLDQLPNLPLHTPDGYTLPLSAVARIDETMDTSVIRRVDSSRTVTLNVIPPDSVALEVGVAQAEAMLERLRQEGVLPSSVDVSISGASDQLNATREALTGNFLIAIVIVYLLLVAIFSHWGYPLLILTSVPLGVVGGIMGLAAMNGVGSLLPLIGVAPLSQPFDMITMLGFLILMGTVVNNPILVVDQARRRLHDKTLSVQEAVSQAVQTRLRPIAITTLTTLCGLSPLVFLPGEGTELYRGVGAIVLFGLLGTAIVTVTFLPALMISVLNITERRSARSQA
- a CDS encoding LysR family transcriptional regulator, which gives rise to MYDFDELAAFADVMTTGSLTRSAQKLGLAKSTLSRRISQLEARLNQPLLRRQANRLIPTEAGLLFHQYCTELLAMAAHSQEALAELREEISGKVTLEVHGALARGWMAGVVDAFLTRYPKVELTLHTRETPPTKMHSNSVHIWLGATHECGLNQERLGHLTRGLYANPHYLAHAGTPQHPQELDAHAWIDLLDTASSGLMLHHPEHADYLFNAPRSRLRVDLTALHIDAIAYGQGIGLLPHWVVEKRERHHPGDLVNCLPGWEPAPLPVTLLYAYGHHSRRVNALLDFLRDQVPNEWQTHANAVYAY
- a CDS encoding ligand-gated channel protein yields the protein MSSRLRRSLLASAVASVACTTAVAQETPQLNDIVVTASGFEQQISSAPASISVISREELERGYYQNVTDALRDVPGVVVTGGGRGDNGNDISIRGMPSQYTLILVDGRPINSRESRPNGDAGFEQDWLPPLQAIERIEVVRGPMSTLYGSDAIGGVINVITRKVADTWHGNIQLDTVLQEDSASGDSRQANFYLSGPLVGERLGLQLYGRTSERDEDDIEYGYEEKSLQSLTARLNLAASDNHDFTAEAGITEQDRRSLMGRSGPVDGCRGGCTDSIGEYTNTHVAVTHSGRFDWGTSETFVQRERSENQSRDIEITNTTAKTSALIPLGMHMVTVGASWEEESLDDSSTNQISDRQTIENSQWALFVEDEWMLTDAWALTGGLRLDDDDNYGSHLSPRLYSVWNMTPEWTLKGGVSTGYRSPNLREITPDWGQVSRGGNIYGNPDLEPETSLNKEIALLYGNVAGLNGSLTLFHNDFEDKITRIACPIDICNDGANQFGSDPTYRVNIDDAVTQGVEASLSAPLSDTLALTASYTFTDSEQKSGEYAGEPLTQLPRHQVSASLDWDVSARLSQWTKVTYRGEESQPTTGPSQSAIIAPSYTFVDAGIGYQLNDSTTVNAGIYNLFDERITYDEYGYVDDGRRVWLGLNVAF